Below is a genomic region from Spongiibacter nanhainus.
GATGCCGAAGACGCCATCCAAATCGGATTTCCCGAACCAGTGTAGCTCCTGGGTGCCGCGAATCGAGCTGATCGCCAGCTCCTCGTTGAGGCCGGGACGGAACACAATGTTGTGCTCATCCAGCAGCTTTTGCGCCCCCATCAGGGCAGAGTCGTAGACGCCCAGTGGTGATCCCCGGTAACCGGAGATAAAACCGGCGGATTTGATGCCCATTGCCCGGTCCCGGCGAATTTGATCCAGGGGCAACCTCACCAGGGCCTGGTTGGCGTTCATAAACACCTGACCGGAGGCCTGGAGATATTTGTCGTCTAGGCTGACATCGGCTTTCGTCATGGGGTGCTACTTCGTTACGGCCTGTGGCAGGGCTACAGCCTGCCACTGGCAAAAAGTGGGGTGCTCCCGACAGCGGCGGTCATTGGCGCCGGGCCCGGGAGCGCTGTGGCCAAACTTATCAGGCCTTTTTGCTAATGGGCGGCAATTGATCTAACGGGAAATCGCAGTTTTCGTCGATGGTTTCCTGAATTTCGATCAAGTTACCCTCCGGATCGCGTCCGTAGCAGGTTTTTACGTGACCGACGTTAATCGGTTCCGGCTCGGGAAACGTCATGCCCACCTGCTTTAAGCGCTCAAACTCTTCCTCAATGCCCACCACATCCACGCAAAAGTGGGTGTAGCCCTTGTCGAACGGGTCCAGGCCCTTGGTGTTGTTGGGCTCGGGGGCGCTGTACTGGAACATTTCGATATAGCAGGTGCCGGCCTTAAGCATGGCGCCACGGGATGCGGAGCCCTTCACCGCCACGATACGGTCGATAAAGTCGTCGTTTTCCCAGGCGAAGGGTTCGCCAACAACCTCAAAGCCAAAGGCTTCGTTGTAAAACTTGATCATCCGGTCCATATCGTGGACGTGGATGGCGACGTGGTGAATGCCTCTGATCATTATTGTCCCCCCTCGGGCAGCAAATTGGGCAAGGTCCGAGAAGTTTACTCAGAGTCGCATATAGCGGGTAAGAGCCCTGGCAGAGGTAGGCAAGTTGCTGTTCTGTCGTGGTCATTTTGGTGTTTACCGGCGCTGGGCATAATGCTGAGCTATAGAGCACCGCCGGCTTGAGGCCAAGCGCCCAGCTGCGGTAGCCGGCTGAAGTAAGCTGCCATAACCAGCGCAGCCACGTTGCAATGATAATGATACAGGCTGCCGGCACTGGGGAGAGCCCGGCGAGACGAGCCTGGTATGAGGAGAGAATGCCCATGAGCAAAACACTGATACGCGGCGCCCGCATCTGGGACGGTTCCGGCGCAGAGCCCACCAACGGCGATCTGCTGATCAATGGCGACCGCATCGAAGCGGTGGGCAGCGGTCTGTCTGCGGAGGGCTGCGAGGTGATCGATGCCCAGGGCATGTTCCTGATGCCGGGCATGACCGAGGGCCACGGCCATCTGTCTTTTGACAACGTCACCGCCACCGAAGATCTGATCAAACCCGGGGTTGAAGAGCATACCCTGCTGACAGCTCGGGTGGCTGAGCGTTTGCTGGACCAGGGCTTTACCAGCGTGTGGGGCGCCTCCGAGGCCAAGCTGCGCTTGGGCGTGGCGGTGCGCAACGAAATCGAGGCCGGCAACCTGAAAGGCCCCCGCATCCGCGCCGGCTCACTGGAAATCTCCGTCACTGGCGCCATGGGCGACGAGAGTCGTCTCCACGATCCCCGCCCCGGCGGTCCGTCGCATATTGTCGATGGCCCGGAAGAAATGCGTAAAGCCGTGCGCCTGGCCTGCCGCGAGGGCTGTGACAACATCAAGCTGGACGTGTCCGGCGATCCTTTCTATCCCGGCACACCGGCCAATACCACGCCGATGAGCTATGAAGAGGTCAAGATGGCGGTGGATACCGCCCATTCCTTTGGCAAACGGGTGAACGCCCACGTGCGCTCTATAGCCGGTGCCAAAGTCTGCTTGAAGGCCGGCGTCGATGCGCTGTTCCACTGCGAATTCACCGACGAAGAAGCGCTGGATATGTTTGAAGAGGCCAAAGACCGGGTTTACGTGGTACCCACTGTCAGCCTGTTCCACACCCTGTTGTATGAGGCCGAACCCTACATGAGTGCCGATGTTGCGCGGATGATGGGCATCGACCGCCTGCTGGAGGCCAGCCAGGAGACTCACACGGCACTGCGTAAGCGCGGCATCAAGCACGTTATCGGCGGCGACTTTGGCTTTGCCTGGAGCCCCAACGGCACCAACGCCCGGGACATCGAATTTTTCGTTAAATACTACGGCTACAGCCCCGCCGAGGCTTTGGTCTGCGCCACCGCCAACGGCGGCGCCATGATGACCATGGGTACCGACGAAAAACTGGGACTGCTCAAAGAGGGCTACCTGGCCGATATGCTGCTGGTTAATGGCGACCCCCTCACCGACACCGCTGCGGTGGTGGATGCCAACAACCTGAAACTGATTATGAAGGGCGGGGTGGTGCACAAAAACACCACGGCTGCCTGATTGGACTAACCTGACGCTGAAAAAGCCAAAGACCGAATCTGGAGAGCGACGATGACTGCACAACCCAATGTTAAAAAAGGTGAAGCTCGCTGCCCCGACGCACCGAGCACCCAAGAAATTATCGCCAAAGATGCCTACCAGGCTCCGGCCTGGGTACGCTGCGAATCCTACGAATTCCTCGGTGATGAAGACATCTCCACCGACCGCTACTACGACCCCGAGTTCGAGCGCAAAGAGTACGAAAACCTGTGGACCCGTACCTGGCAGTTTGCCTGCCGGGAAGAGCATATCCCCGAGGTGGGCGACTACTACGTCTACGATATCGGTCGCAAATCCTTCCTGGTCACCCGGGTGGCAGAAAACGAAGTGCGGGCCTACTACAACGCCTGCTTGCATCGCGGCACCAAGCTGCGCGCCTCCGGCACCGACGGCTGCGCCAATGAGTTCAAGTGCCCCTTCCACGGCTGGACCTGGAACCTGGACGGCAGCCTGCAACTGGCCCAAAACGGCTGGGACTTCCCCCACGTTAAGGCCGAAGAGTTTGAACTGCCCCAGGCTAAAGTGCAGGTCCTGGCAGGCTTTGTGTTTATCAATATGGACCACGACGCGCCGGCCCTGGAAGACTACCTGGGCGACGAGTTTATGTCTCACCTCAATGCCTGGAAGCTGGAAGACCGCTACATCCATTGCCACGTCAGCAAAGTGATTCCCGCCAACTGGAAGCTCACTATGGAAGCCTTTATGGAGGCCTACCACGTGATCGAGACCCACCCCCAGGTGGCGCCTTCCAATGCTGACGCCAACTCCCAGTACGACACATTCGGCGAGCACGTCGACCGCTTTATTTCACCCTTAGGTGTGGTCAGCCCCCACCTGGCTGGCGAGTACAGCGAGCAGGATGTGTTCAACATGTTTACCCTGGGTGACAGCGGGGCCCTGGGCGATGCCGAGCGCACACTCAGCGACGGCGAAACCGCCCGTGCCGCCATGGCCAAAATGTTCCGGGGCATGTTTGAAGAAGCCGCCAACGCCGATCTGAGCCACATCTCAGACTCCGAGCTGCTGGACTGCTTCTCTTACACCGTGTTCCCCAACTTGTTCCTGTTCGCCGGTATCTCCCTGCCGATGATCTACCGCTTCCGTCCGGTCCCCGGCGACCTGCGCAAGTGCTTGTATGAAGTCTTCTTCCTGCGTCCCGTCCCCAAAGACGGCGAGCGTCCCGATCCCGCCGAGTGCGTCCACCTGGAAGAGCACCAGTCCTTCACCGAAGCTGAAGGTATGGACGAAGGCTTTGGCGTGATCCTGGATCAAGACACCGAAAACCTGCTGCTGCAACAACAGGGCGTGGAAGCCAGCGCCAAGCCCGGCATCACCCTTGGCAACTACCAGGAAATCCGCGTGCGTCATTTTGAGCAAGCCGTCGACAAATACGTGTCCGGCAAGTAAGCGGTTATACTCCCCAGCGCCCGGTCGATACCGGGCGTTTTTGTGTCTGGAGCCGCCGGGTTGGTTTCAGTCAGCGTGCGTGAGAGGTCGAAGTTTTGTCAGAAGAATTTACCCGTTTTTGCAAGGTAGAAGAATTGCCCTCCGGCGGCAAAAAAGCCGCCAAAATTAACGATACCTGGGTGCTTGTATGCAATGCCAAAGGCAAATTGCTGGCGGTGTCTAACTGGTGTTCCCACCAAAAAAAGCCGCTGGTTAATGGCCGGTTGCGCAACTGCGCCATCACCTGCCCAGTGCACGGGGCCAAGTTTAATCTCGAGACCGGTGAGGCCTTGAACCTGCCGGCGACACAGCCGATTCCCACGTATGAGGTTAGAGTCGTTGACGACTGGGTGGAGGTTAAGGTTTGACGCTGACGCGTCGGTTGGTTTTTTTGGTGCTCTGTCGAGTTTGTATTGGCATACAGACAGCACGGGTTTCACTCGGGCCGTCCTTGGCCCTCGCCCTGCGGGCACTCTGTCGAGAGTGTATTTGTTATTCCATAGCAAGGGTTTCGCCCTGCTGGGCGAGTTCCTTTTCTTTGTTTGGCCAAAGAAAAGGAACCAAAAGAAAGGCCACCCTATCGCTCGCCCTGCCGGTTCCCTGCGCTTCTCGCCATTCAATGAAAACGCTGCGGAACTCGCCTGACGGCTCAAACAGTCCTCGCTAAAAGCTCTTTCATTGAATGGCTGCGATGCTCGGCGAGCTCAAAGGGGAATAAACCCCGGTGCCAGTAGCAAGAAAAGAACACGATCTTTTTCGGCGTGGCACCCCTGGGCCCCTTCAGGACCGCTGAGCATCGCAGGGGCAAAACGGAATAAGCGCGAGGACTGTTTGAGCGAAGCGAGTTCCGCAGCGCCCGTTTTGGCCCGAGAAGCGCAAGGAACTGCTGGCGTCTTTTTGCCAGCAGCGGTACTGCAGGGTGTCTTTTCTCTTTGCTTACTTTCTCTTTGGACAAGCAAAGAGAAAGTCAGTCGCCCAGCAGGGCGAAAATCGTGCTAAGAATTAGCCAATATCCCCTCGACAGAGTACCCAGCCCCCGGCAGGGCACCATCCCCCACAACGCCCCGTCGCGCGCCAAGCGACACCACATCCCCCCGCATCTATTGCCAAAAGAATCGCACCCCCGGTGGAGAGCCCATGCCACCGATCTCATACTATTCTAGACTGTAAAGTAGTAACGACTAAAAACACTAAAGGAACACACCATGTCCGCCGATTCCAAAGAACTTTCCGCGCAAATTGACCTCAGCGACCTGGACCGCCTGGTCGGCAAGGAAGTGGTTTTTGCCGAGTTGTGGGACCCCTGCAACGCCACTGATATCCGCCGTTGGGCCATGGCGATGGATAACCCCAGCCCGATTCATTGGGATGAGGAGTTCGCTAATGCCTCCAAGTTTGGCGGCATTATCGCGCCGCAGTCTTTTGCGGTGGCGATGGATTACGGTCACGGCTGTCACCCGGCGGGGGTGGGCAAAATCCCCGGTTCCCACCTGATTTTTGGTGGCGAGGAGTGGTGGTATTTTGGCACGCCGATTCGCCCTGGCGACAAGCTGTTTCAGAAGCGCCGCTTTGACGGCTACGACCTCAAGGAAACCGCCTTTGCCGGTCCCACGGTCTTCCAGCGCGGCGACACCGAGCACCGCAATCAGCACGGCGCTCTGGTAGCCCGGGAGCGGGCAACGTCGATTCGATATCTGCGTGAAGAGGCCAACAAACGTGCAGTGCATGGCAAGGAGCGGGCAGAGCCGCGGCGCTGGACCAAGGACGAGCTGAAAGAAATTCACAAGCTGCGCCATGAGTGGCTGATGTCCAACCGCGAGGGCCACTCGCCAGCCTACGGCGATGTGCAGGTGGGTGACAAGCTGCCACGCCGGGTGATTGGCCCCCACTCGGTGGTGACTTTTGTGACCGAATACCGCGCCTTCCGCCAGAACGTCTGGGGCACCTGGCGTTGGAATGTACCCGAGGGCAAGTACGACCCGGCCATGGAAGACGCCGGTTTTGCCGAGGACATGACCTACGACCATGAGGCCAAAAAAGTCGACCCCCGCATGGGCGACGGCCTCTACTTCGGGCCTTCAAGTGGCCACGTTAATCTGGAAAAAGCCGACAAAATCGGTCTTGGCGGCATGTATGGCTACGGCGCGTCGATGAATGCCTGGCATGTGGATTACGTCGCCTACTGGGCGGGCCACGACGGTTATATCTGGCACTCCAAGACTCAGTTCCGCAACCCGGCATTTGAAGGGGATATCACTTACATCGACGGCGAGGTAATCGAGAAGAACGATCGCTCCGCCTTTGGCTGCCCCATCGCCACGATTCAGGTCACCATGACCACCCAGGAAGGCGAAGTGATTCTCAAAGGCACCGCAGACGTCGAGCTGCCTCACTAAACTGCTTTGATCAGGGGAGTAGGGACAGGTATGGGAACGCCTTCCGCAAACGAGACTGGGCTGTCGCTCTACCAGGCCGTGCCGCTCAGCGAGGAACCCGGCCTTGGCGCGCTGTCACTGCCGGGCTATCTGCGCGATGTCTGCGACCGTTACGGCGATGCCGAAGCGGTGGTCATGCACAGCGGCGACGATGTGATCCGCTGGAGCTACCGGGATCTGTGGCAGCAGTCGCTGTCGGTGGCCCAGGCTTTGACCGCCCGAGGCGTAGGCAAGGGCAGCCGGGTTGGCATTTTGATGACCAACCGGCCCGAGTACCTGTCGTCGCTGTTTGGCATTGCCATGACCGGCGCGACCTTTGTGGTGCTCAGTACCTTCTCCACCCCTAGTGAGTTGGAGCATGCCCTCAATACCTCTGGGGTGTCGGTGCTTCTCTATGAGGACCGGGTGCTGAAAAAAGATTTTACCGCGCAATTGGCCGAATTGGCGCCCAGCTTGTTGGAAGGCGGCGAGTTCTACTCCTCCCAATTGCCCTATTTGCGCGAGCTGGTATGGCTGGAGGGCGTTACCGCTCTGGAGGCACCCACCGTGGCTGCCGACGCACTGAGCGCCGCGACCCATTGGAATGACTTTATCGCCGCCGGGGCCGCCGTGCCGGAAGCGGTGATAGAGGCGCGCATGACTACCGTTTATCCCAGCGATCCCGGTGGCCTGTTTTTCTCCTCGGGGACCACTTCTCTACCCAAGGCGATTCTACAAACCCAGCGCGCCTTTACCCTGCAGTTCTGGCGCTGGCCCCGGCTGTGGAATATTCAGGAGCCGGCTCGCTGCTGGACCGGCAACGGCTTTTTCTGGGCCGGGCCGCTGACCATTATCGTCGGCAGTGCACTGTCCTCGGGCGGCGCATTGATTTTGCAAGCGCTGTTTGATGAGCACGAGGCGCTGGAGCTGATTAAGCGCGAGAAGGTGACTTTGATGAACGGTCGGCCCCACCAATGGGCGCGGATGCAGGCCTCGCCGGGTTGGGACAGTGCCGACTTCAGCACCGTGCGCTATGTTACAAAGGGCGAGATTATTTACTCTCACCCCACCTCAAACTCCGACTGGGAATTGCCCAACGCCTTTGGCACCACGGAGACCATGAGCATTCTCAGCTCGTTTGTAGCAGGCGATCCCGCCAATGCCGACGCCGCCAATTTCGGCAAGCTGTTGCCGGGCAATACCCTCAAAGTGGTCGATCCGGTCAGCGGTGAGATCGTGCCTATGGGTGAGCGCGGCGAGGTCTGCATCAAAGGCCCGACGCTGATGATGGGCTATGTGGGTAAAAACGCCGAAGACACCTTTGACGAGCAGGGCTTTTACCGCACCGGCGACGGTGGCTATATCGATGACCAAGGTCATTTGTTTTGGGAAGGGCGCCTTAACGACATTATTAAAACGGGCGGTGCCAATGTCTCGCCCCAGGAAATCGACACCGCCATTGCCGCCTTCCCCGGCGTAAAACGCACTCAGACCGTGGGCTTGCCCCACGAGACCCTGTCCGAGGTGGTGGTGGCCTGCATTGTGCCGGTGGACGGCGCCGATATTGATGTCGACGAGTTAACGGCGTTCCTTAAATCCCGGCTGGCCAGTTTTAAAGTGCCGCGGCATATCTTGCTGTTTAGCGAGGAAGACTACCCTTTGACCGGCAACGAGAAGGTCAAAGCCGGCGAGTTGAAAACCCTGGCGGCTCAACGTCTGGCTTGATGATTGTTCAGTCCCGCATTTATTAACTCGGCGGGCTTTTAGCCGAATTAGTGAGACGAAAATAATGACAAACACCGTGGAGCAATATCGCCTGTTGGGGCGTTCGGGGCTGCGGGTCTCTCCGCTGTCTCTGGGCACCATGACCTTTGGCGTACCCGGCTGGGGCACCGAGCTGGACGAAGCCCGCGCAATGGTGGATTGCTACCTGGAGTGGGGCGGCAACTTTATCGACACCGCCAACTTTTACGCCGCCGGTAAGGCCGAGCACATGCTGGGGGAAATCCTGGCCGGTCGCCGCGACCGGGTGGTGCTCTCCACCAAGTACAGTCTGATGATGGAGCCGGGCAATCCCAACGCCAGCGGTAACCAGCGCAAAAATCTAATGCAGTCGGTGGAGGCCAGCCTCAAGCGACTCAATACCGACTACATCGACCTGCTCTACCTTCACCTGTGGGACAACCGCACCCCGGTGGAAGAGGTGCTGCGGGGCTTTGACGATCTGGTGCGCCAGGGCAAGGTGCTGTACGTGGGTATCTCCGATACCCCGGCCTGGCAGGTATCGCGGATGCAAGCCATTGCCGATCTGCGTGGCTGGTCGCCACTGGTGGCGCTGCAAATACCCTACAACCTTACCGAGCGCACCGTGGAGCAGGAGTTTATGCCCATGGCCCGGGAGATGGGTTTGGGGGTGATTCCCTGGTCACCGTTGGCTGGTGGCGTGCTGACTGGCAAATATCAGCGCAAGGACCTCGACGCAGAAAGTAAAGACATGAGCTCCCGCAAAGGCATCAATCTGGCCACCGGGCGGCTCACCCACTCGGCATTGGATATTGCCGAGGTGGTGGCTCAGGTGGCGGAGGAACTGCAATGCAGCGCGGCACAGGTGGCACTGGCTTGGACTCTACAAGAGCAAGCCGTAGTGGCCCCCACCATCGGTGCCCGCAACCTGGAGCAGCTCAAGGGCAACTTGGGCGCCATGTCAGTGACCTTCACTGAGGATCAGCTGGCCCGCCTGGATGAGATCAGCGCCATCGACCCCTGTTTCCCCCACACCATGATTGATACCGCCACCGGCAATATGATGCTGGGCAATATCGATGTGGCACCACGCTGGCCGACCTCCCGCTAATGGCGCCCCAGTCTGACCACAACACACAGGCGCTCTGGGTTACCGGAGACGACTCCGGCCTGTCGATTCCCGCCACTCCCGAGGCACTGCTGAGCGATGCCCCGGCGTTTCTTACCACGGCCATGCACGCCCAAGGCACCATGGACCGGGACGATGCAGTGCTGGCAGTGCGGGAATCGCAGGTGGTGGCCGGGGGCAGTACCGGCAAAAAATTGCTGCTAGATTTGGACTACCGATATCCGCATCGCCACGCCGATAGCCAGTTGTTTGTAAAATTCTCCCGGGACTACGACGACCCCATTCGCGATCAGGCCAAAGGGCAGCTGGAGGCAGAGGTCAAACTGGGCTTGGTGTCCCAGCAGCCGGGTTTTCCCATTGCGGTGCCGCGCTGCTTTTTTGCCGACTATCAGCACAGCAGCGGCACCGGATTGTTGATTACCCAGTGTATTCCCTTCGGTCGCGACGGCGTCGAACCTATCCACGAAAAATGCCTGGATTATCAGCTCGATGGTGCCGTTGAGCACTATCGCGCCATTCTGAAAAATCTCGGTACTCTGGCGGGGGGACTGAAGGTCGGTGCAAAGCGAGCCGGCCGGATTGCCGCGGTGTCCTCTTACTTTCCCTTCGATGGTGATGCCCAGGACAAGCAGCTCACTGTCCGCTACAGCACCGAACAATTGCAGCGGCGGCTGGACAAACTCAGGGCTTTTATTGAGGACTACCCCGGACTGTGCCCCTGGTCGCTGGCTGGCGTGGAGGAGGTCGAGGTCTTGTCGGCGTCACTGCCCACCGTCCTGACCGAGCAAGAGCGCCTTCGGGATCAGCTCCACAATAACGATGACTACATGGCGCTGATGCACTGGAACGCCAATATCGACAATGCCTGGTTTTGGCGAGACGGTGACACCCTCCACTGTGGTCTGATGGACTGGGG
It encodes:
- a CDS encoding class I adenylate-forming enzyme family protein; protein product: MGTPSANETGLSLYQAVPLSEEPGLGALSLPGYLRDVCDRYGDAEAVVMHSGDDVIRWSYRDLWQQSLSVAQALTARGVGKGSRVGILMTNRPEYLSSLFGIAMTGATFVVLSTFSTPSELEHALNTSGVSVLLYEDRVLKKDFTAQLAELAPSLLEGGEFYSSQLPYLRELVWLEGVTALEAPTVAADALSAATHWNDFIAAGAAVPEAVIEARMTTVYPSDPGGLFFSSGTTSLPKAILQTQRAFTLQFWRWPRLWNIQEPARCWTGNGFFWAGPLTIIVGSALSSGGALILQALFDEHEALELIKREKVTLMNGRPHQWARMQASPGWDSADFSTVRYVTKGEIIYSHPTSNSDWELPNAFGTTETMSILSSFVAGDPANADAANFGKLLPGNTLKVVDPVSGEIVPMGERGEVCIKGPTLMMGYVGKNAEDTFDEQGFYRTGDGGYIDDQGHLFWEGRLNDIIKTGGANVSPQEIDTAIAAFPGVKRTQTVGLPHETLSEVVVACIVPVDGADIDVDELTAFLKSRLASFKVPRHILLFSEEDYPLTGNEKVKAGELKTLAAQRLA
- a CDS encoding amidohydrolase family protein, which gives rise to MSKTLIRGARIWDGSGAEPTNGDLLINGDRIEAVGSGLSAEGCEVIDAQGMFLMPGMTEGHGHLSFDNVTATEDLIKPGVEEHTLLTARVAERLLDQGFTSVWGASEAKLRLGVAVRNEIEAGNLKGPRIRAGSLEISVTGAMGDESRLHDPRPGGPSHIVDGPEEMRKAVRLACREGCDNIKLDVSGDPFYPGTPANTTPMSYEEVKMAVDTAHSFGKRVNAHVRSIAGAKVCLKAGVDALFHCEFTDEEALDMFEEAKDRVYVVPTVSLFHTLLYEAEPYMSADVARMMGIDRLLEASQETHTALRKRGIKHVIGGDFGFAWSPNGTNARDIEFFVKYYGYSPAEALVCATANGGAMMTMGTDEKLGLLKEGYLADMLLVNGDPLTDTAAVVDANNLKLIMKGGVVHKNTTAA
- a CDS encoding aldo/keto reductase, whose protein sequence is MTNTVEQYRLLGRSGLRVSPLSLGTMTFGVPGWGTELDEARAMVDCYLEWGGNFIDTANFYAAGKAEHMLGEILAGRRDRVVLSTKYSLMMEPGNPNASGNQRKNLMQSVEASLKRLNTDYIDLLYLHLWDNRTPVEEVLRGFDDLVRQGKVLYVGISDTPAWQVSRMQAIADLRGWSPLVALQIPYNLTERTVEQEFMPMAREMGLGVIPWSPLAGGVLTGKYQRKDLDAESKDMSSRKGINLATGRLTHSALDIAEVVAQVAEELQCSAAQVALAWTLQEQAVVAPTIGARNLEQLKGNLGAMSVTFTEDQLARLDEISAIDPCFPHTMIDTATGNMMLGNIDVAPRWPTSR
- a CDS encoding VOC family protein, which encodes MIRGIHHVAIHVHDMDRMIKFYNEAFGFEVVGEPFAWENDDFIDRIVAVKGSASRGAMLKAGTCYIEMFQYSAPEPNNTKGLDPFDKGYTHFCVDVVGIEEEFERLKQVGMTFPEPEPINVGHVKTCYGRDPEGNLIEIQETIDENCDFPLDQLPPISKKA
- a CDS encoding aromatic ring-hydroxylating oxygenase subunit alpha — translated: MTAQPNVKKGEARCPDAPSTQEIIAKDAYQAPAWVRCESYEFLGDEDISTDRYYDPEFERKEYENLWTRTWQFACREEHIPEVGDYYVYDIGRKSFLVTRVAENEVRAYYNACLHRGTKLRASGTDGCANEFKCPFHGWTWNLDGSLQLAQNGWDFPHVKAEEFELPQAKVQVLAGFVFINMDHDAPALEDYLGDEFMSHLNAWKLEDRYIHCHVSKVIPANWKLTMEAFMEAYHVIETHPQVAPSNADANSQYDTFGEHVDRFISPLGVVSPHLAGEYSEQDVFNMFTLGDSGALGDAERTLSDGETARAAMAKMFRGMFEEAANADLSHISDSELLDCFSYTVFPNLFLFAGISLPMIYRFRPVPGDLRKCLYEVFFLRPVPKDGERPDPAECVHLEEHQSFTEAEGMDEGFGVILDQDTENLLLQQQGVEASAKPGITLGNYQEIRVRHFEQAVDKYVSGK
- a CDS encoding FAS1-like dehydratase domain-containing protein, which translates into the protein MSADSKELSAQIDLSDLDRLVGKEVVFAELWDPCNATDIRRWAMAMDNPSPIHWDEEFANASKFGGIIAPQSFAVAMDYGHGCHPAGVGKIPGSHLIFGGEEWWYFGTPIRPGDKLFQKRRFDGYDLKETAFAGPTVFQRGDTEHRNQHGALVARERATSIRYLREEANKRAVHGKERAEPRRWTKDELKEIHKLRHEWLMSNREGHSPAYGDVQVGDKLPRRVIGPHSVVTFVTEYRAFRQNVWGTWRWNVPEGKYDPAMEDAGFAEDMTYDHEAKKVDPRMGDGLYFGPSSGHVNLEKADKIGLGGMYGYGASMNAWHVDYVAYWAGHDGYIWHSKTQFRNPAFEGDITYIDGEVIEKNDRSAFGCPIATIQVTMTTQEGEVILKGTADVELPH
- a CDS encoding Rieske (2Fe-2S) protein, producing MSEEFTRFCKVEELPSGGKKAAKINDTWVLVCNAKGKLLAVSNWCSHQKKPLVNGRLRNCAITCPVHGAKFNLETGEALNLPATQPIPTYEVRVVDDWVEVKV